From a single Kitasatospora sp. NBC_00458 genomic region:
- a CDS encoding putative quinol monooxygenase — protein sequence MIADYGFAATLTARPGLGDRLVDLLLTGLDEDGPGSSEHCVVYLVSRSASDPDVVHVIEGWTSEEEHHRIFADAAAQAIVARVGELLTGEPRYTDCVPVRGRTAF from the coding sequence ATGATCGCCGACTACGGCTTCGCCGCCACCCTGACCGCCCGGCCCGGCCTGGGCGACCGACTGGTCGACCTGCTGCTGACCGGCCTGGACGAGGACGGCCCGGGCTCCAGCGAGCACTGCGTCGTCTACCTCGTCTCGCGCTCCGCCTCCGACCCCGACGTCGTCCACGTCATCGAGGGCTGGACCAGCGAGGAGGAGCACCACCGGATCTTCGCCGACGCCGCGGCCCAGGCCATCGTGGCCCGGGTGGGCGAGCTGCTGACCGGCGAACCCCGGTACACCGACTGCGTCCCGGTCCGCGGCAGGACCGCCTTCTGA
- a CDS encoding DUF7158 domain-containing protein, translated as MTGPADAAVLGPVPGPADAAVLGLLDGRPLPRTGLDRRLAALRAGPRASALPLPGSGEDRQLARWVAQVLLTEALCETVAAERGLAVPREAAPAGLDQQAAVELGSVTAAAYEGSAAVRAVYEAVTAAVTPTAEEVAHYRTMTGPAAAPAVWHLAFPDGGTCEADPATLPLALAAALRAAAPDEWVTADGRTARRGLPGAAPARPDPAAPARPDPAATVRDAARRAAFVRWLDRARATRLTLVPGLEHPGDPAQPDNHHRH; from the coding sequence GTGACCGGGCCCGCCGACGCCGCGGTGCTCGGGCCTGTGCCCGGGCCCGCCGACGCCGCGGTGCTCGGGCTGCTCGACGGCCGCCCCCTCCCGCGCACCGGCCTCGACCGCCGCCTCGCCGCCCTCCGCGCCGGGCCGCGCGCCTCCGCCCTGCCGCTGCCCGGCAGCGGCGAGGACCGCCAACTGGCCCGCTGGGTGGCCCAGGTGCTGCTGACGGAGGCGCTCTGCGAGACGGTCGCCGCCGAACGCGGCCTGGCCGTCCCCCGCGAGGCCGCCCCCGCCGGCCTCGACCAGCAGGCGGCCGTCGAACTCGGCTCCGTCACCGCCGCCGCGTACGAGGGCAGTGCGGCGGTCCGGGCCGTCTACGAGGCCGTCACCGCCGCCGTCACCCCCACGGCCGAGGAGGTCGCCCACTACCGCACCATGACCGGGCCCGCCGCCGCTCCCGCCGTCTGGCACCTCGCCTTCCCCGACGGCGGCACCTGCGAGGCCGACCCGGCCACCCTCCCGCTCGCCCTGGCGGCGGCCCTCCGCGCGGCCGCCCCGGACGAGTGGGTCACCGCCGACGGCCGGACCGCCCGCCGGGGGCTCCCGGGCGCCGCGCCCGCGCGTCCCGACCCCGCCGCGCCCGCGCGTCCCGACCCCGCCGCGACGGTCCGGGACGCCGCCCGCCGCGCCGCCTTCGTCCGCTGGCTCGACCGGGCCCGCGCCACCCGCCTCACCCTCGTCCCCGGCCTCGAACACCCCGGCGACCCCGCCCAGCCCGACAACCACCACCGCCACTGA
- a CDS encoding NEW3 domain-containing protein, which translates to MPVTITAVESTDLFTGPEDAPRQLLRVTLDGPPARITVTGPGVHGGTSGTGLVEVPLEITGAAVGARLPVTVTAHGPGASGARAEGTVEVAEPGWTVFLVSHFHYDPVWWNTQAAYTSPWELLSADATTRPLWERNGFALVDAHLELALRDPVYTFVLAEVDYLKPYFDQHPERRETLRRLLERGQVELVGGTYNEPNTNLTGAETTIRNIVYGIGYQRDVLGGDPQTAWQLDVFGHDPQFPGHLAAAGLTGSAWARGPFHQWGPIQRNFREAKDDARVMQFPSEFEWIAPSGDGVLTHYMPHHYSAGWWMDSSADLATAEQAVYELYRKLKPVGATKNLLLPVGTDYTPPNKWVTEIHRSWAGRYLWPRFVCATPRDFLDAVRAELAGSGRRPSPQTRDMNPVYTGKDVSYIDTKQAQRAAEVAAVDAEKLATLAVVQGLGRYPSAALDKVWRQLAYGAHHDAITGSESDQVYLDLLGGWREAYDLAADVRDRALEALAARIDTTGEGEAVVVTNTLSFDRSDLVAVRLPRGNRAPVRVLDDGGTEVPSAVDRGTLRFLAEGVPALGWRTWRLVPAAVASEGTAWSAAGGCTIANDRYRVTADPARGGGLSSVQDLLHGRELIQGGRIGNELRVYEEYPQHPDFGEGPWHLVPKGPVTGSGERPAEVRRETGPLGERLVIGGTVDGGAGEGGSGLRYEQTVTLWRGLDRVDCRTRVVDYTGADRLLRLRFPVDVPGGLPVSEVAGAVVGRGFALPDVDSAEAPWTLDNPANTWFGLGSTARATLTDPASGAVLGERAFGVAEVVVPDLESAPGARELVVALARIGVTATTSGADWARYGWLDVDSNLPDLRILLGGPEDNDATKELIERAGAPYGAALKEHGAVWVPALTPLAEVWRPGADLRDLRALPALVVTDPAALAADLADARITAGCPGPVHAGEQLADHTVALLSNGLPGFAVDATGALHLSLMRSCTGWPSGVWIDPPRRTLPDGASFQLQHWTHEFHYALTGGPGDWRSQELPAQGQEFIHPLYARTAPAQDGPLPAALSWLRVEPARKVLLGALKPAGNPIAHGSAAPVGDRLAVRLVESTGLGAAVTLGGALGLTDLHAADLLERPTGPAEPDLAGFRTATVLARPAVAEPAAGPVLGPVAEAAQPVHARYWLHNRGPAPLGYLPVSIGASPGLLRTAGEPVTLSVVLSSQLRDAAVEGTARILPPDGWTASLGARPYRLEAGGHLRFPVTLTPPDGAAPGLYFAAARIAYDGQEVEDVVTVAVGDLPDLLPVPGDAPEDWTAAQGTGSGGGRDTGLTVDSTAGTVRVAPGGRAVLGVRLANRTRGEVRGELQLVSPWGTWETVGAPVRGFTLAAGAESVEEFALAAPEDADPGAYWALAKVMWFGRCQYAPTVAVVVEP; encoded by the coding sequence GTGCCGGTCACCATCACCGCCGTCGAGAGCACGGACCTGTTCACCGGACCCGAGGACGCCCCGCGCCAGCTGCTGCGGGTCACCCTCGACGGCCCGCCCGCCCGGATCACCGTCACCGGTCCCGGCGTGCACGGCGGGACGTCCGGCACGGGGCTGGTCGAAGTCCCCCTGGAGATCACCGGAGCCGCGGTCGGCGCCCGCCTGCCGGTCACCGTCACCGCCCACGGACCAGGGGCCTCCGGCGCGCGCGCCGAGGGCACCGTCGAGGTCGCCGAACCCGGCTGGACCGTGTTCCTGGTCTCGCACTTCCACTACGACCCGGTCTGGTGGAACACCCAGGCCGCCTACACCTCGCCCTGGGAGCTGCTCTCCGCCGACGCCACCACCCGGCCGCTCTGGGAGCGCAACGGCTTCGCCCTCGTCGACGCCCACCTGGAGCTCGCCCTGCGGGACCCGGTCTACACGTTCGTACTCGCCGAAGTCGACTACCTGAAGCCCTACTTCGACCAGCACCCGGAGCGCCGCGAGACCCTGCGGCGGCTGCTGGAACGCGGCCAGGTCGAACTCGTCGGCGGCACCTACAACGAGCCCAACACCAACCTCACCGGCGCCGAGACGACGATCCGCAACATCGTGTACGGCATCGGCTACCAGCGCGACGTCCTCGGCGGCGATCCGCAGACCGCCTGGCAGCTCGACGTGTTCGGGCACGACCCGCAGTTCCCCGGCCACCTCGCCGCCGCCGGGCTCACCGGCAGCGCCTGGGCGCGCGGCCCGTTCCACCAGTGGGGCCCGATCCAGAGGAACTTCCGCGAGGCCAAGGACGACGCACGGGTCATGCAGTTCCCCAGCGAGTTCGAGTGGATCGCACCCTCCGGCGACGGCGTGCTCACCCACTACATGCCGCACCACTACTCGGCCGGCTGGTGGATGGACTCCTCCGCCGACCTCGCCACCGCCGAACAGGCCGTCTACGAGCTGTACCGCAAGCTCAAGCCGGTCGGCGCGACGAAGAACCTGCTGCTGCCGGTCGGCACCGACTACACCCCGCCCAACAAGTGGGTCACCGAGATCCACCGCTCCTGGGCGGGCCGCTACCTGTGGCCGCGGTTCGTCTGCGCGACCCCGCGCGACTTCCTCGACGCCGTCCGCGCCGAACTGGCCGGGAGCGGCCGCCGGCCCAGCCCGCAGACCCGGGACATGAACCCGGTCTACACCGGCAAGGACGTCTCCTACATCGACACCAAGCAGGCCCAGCGGGCGGCCGAGGTCGCCGCCGTCGACGCCGAGAAGCTCGCCACCCTCGCCGTGGTGCAGGGGCTCGGGCGGTACCCGTCCGCCGCGCTGGACAAGGTCTGGCGCCAACTCGCCTACGGCGCGCACCACGACGCGATCACCGGCTCCGAGTCCGACCAGGTCTACCTGGACCTGCTCGGCGGCTGGCGGGAGGCGTACGACCTGGCGGCGGATGTCCGCGACCGGGCGCTGGAGGCCCTGGCGGCGCGGATCGACACGACCGGCGAGGGCGAGGCCGTCGTCGTCACCAACACCCTCTCCTTCGACCGGAGCGACCTGGTCGCCGTCCGGCTGCCCCGGGGGAACCGTGCCCCGGTGCGGGTGCTGGACGACGGCGGCACCGAGGTGCCCAGCGCCGTCGACCGCGGCACGCTGCGGTTCCTGGCCGAGGGCGTGCCCGCGCTCGGCTGGCGCACGTGGCGGCTGGTGCCCGCCGCCGTCGCGTCCGAGGGCACCGCCTGGTCCGCGGCCGGGGGGTGCACCATCGCCAACGACCGGTACCGGGTGACCGCCGACCCGGCCCGCGGCGGCGGCCTGTCCTCCGTCCAGGACCTTTTGCACGGGCGGGAGTTGATCCAGGGCGGCCGGATCGGCAACGAGCTGCGCGTCTACGAGGAGTACCCGCAGCACCCCGACTTCGGCGAGGGCCCCTGGCACCTCGTCCCGAAGGGACCGGTGACCGGCTCCGGCGAGCGGCCGGCCGAGGTCCGCCGGGAGACCGGCCCGCTCGGCGAGCGCCTGGTCATCGGCGGCACCGTCGACGGGGGCGCCGGCGAGGGCGGGAGCGGCCTCCGCTACGAGCAGACCGTCACGCTGTGGCGCGGACTGGACCGGGTGGACTGCCGCACCCGGGTCGTCGACTACACGGGCGCCGACCGGCTGCTGCGGCTCCGCTTCCCCGTCGACGTGCCCGGCGGACTGCCGGTCAGCGAGGTCGCCGGGGCCGTCGTCGGCCGCGGCTTCGCCCTGCCCGACGTCGACTCCGCCGAGGCGCCGTGGACCCTGGACAACCCCGCCAACACCTGGTTCGGCCTCGGCTCCACGGCCCGCGCGACGCTCACCGACCCGGCGTCCGGCGCGGTGCTCGGCGAACGCGCGTTCGGCGTCGCCGAGGTGGTCGTCCCGGACCTCGAATCCGCCCCCGGCGCACGGGAACTGGTCGTGGCACTGGCCCGGATCGGGGTCACCGCCACCACCTCCGGCGCCGACTGGGCCCGGTACGGCTGGCTCGACGTCGACTCCAACCTCCCGGACCTCCGGATCCTCCTCGGCGGACCGGAGGACAACGACGCCACCAAGGAGCTGATCGAGCGGGCCGGTGCGCCGTACGGGGCCGCACTGAAGGAGCACGGCGCCGTCTGGGTGCCCGCGCTCACCCCGCTCGCCGAGGTCTGGCGGCCCGGCGCCGACCTGCGGGACCTGCGGGCCCTGCCCGCCCTGGTCGTGACCGACCCCGCCGCGCTCGCCGCCGACCTCGCCGACGCCCGGATCACCGCCGGCTGCCCCGGGCCCGTCCACGCCGGTGAACAACTCGCCGACCACACCGTGGCGTTGCTCAGCAACGGCCTGCCCGGCTTCGCCGTCGACGCCACCGGCGCGCTGCACCTCTCACTGATGCGCTCCTGCACCGGCTGGCCCTCGGGCGTCTGGATCGACCCGCCCCGGCGGACCCTGCCCGACGGCGCCTCCTTCCAGCTCCAGCACTGGACCCACGAGTTCCACTACGCGCTGACCGGCGGGCCGGGGGACTGGCGGTCCCAGGAACTCCCCGCCCAGGGACAGGAGTTCATCCACCCGCTGTACGCCCGGACCGCCCCCGCCCAGGACGGACCGCTGCCCGCCGCCCTGTCCTGGCTGCGGGTCGAACCCGCCCGCAAGGTCCTGCTCGGCGCCCTCAAGCCCGCCGGCAACCCGATCGCCCACGGCTCCGCCGCACCGGTCGGCGACCGGCTCGCCGTCCGCCTGGTCGAGTCCACCGGCCTCGGCGCGGCCGTCACGCTCGGAGGCGCCCTCGGGCTGACCGACCTGCACGCCGCCGACCTGCTGGAACGGCCGACCGGCCCGGCGGAGCCGGACCTCGCGGGCTTCCGGACCGCCACCGTGCTGGCCCGGCCCGCCGTGGCGGAGCCCGCCGCCGGCCCGGTCCTCGGCCCGGTCGCCGAGGCGGCCCAGCCCGTGCACGCGCGCTACTGGCTGCACAACCGGGGACCGGCGCCGCTCGGCTACCTCCCGGTCTCGATCGGCGCCTCGCCCGGCCTGCTGCGAACGGCCGGCGAGCCGGTCACACTGTCGGTCGTGCTCTCCTCCCAGCTGCGGGACGCCGCCGTCGAGGGAACCGCCCGGATCCTCCCGCCGGACGGGTGGACGGCGAGCCTCGGGGCCCGCCCCTACCGCCTGGAGGCCGGCGGACACCTCCGGTTCCCGGTCACCCTCACCCCGCCGGACGGCGCCGCGCCCGGCCTGTACTTCGCCGCCGCCCGGATCGCGTACGACGGCCAGGAGGTGGAGGACGTGGTCACGGTCGCCGTCGGGGACCTGCCGGACCTGCTGCCCGTCCCCGGCGACGCCCCCGAGGACTGGACCGCGGCCCAGGGCACCGGCTCCGGCGGGGGCCGCGACACCGGCCTGACCGTCGACTCCACCGCCGGGACCGTCCGGGTCGCCCCCGGCGGCCGCGCCGTCCTCGGCGTCCGCCTGGCCAACCGCACCCGCGGCGAGGTCCGCGGCGAGCTGCAGCTCGTCTCGCCGTGGGGCACCTGGGAGACGGTCGGCGCGCCCGTCCGCGGCTTCACCCTGGCGGCCGGTGCCGAGTCGGTCGAGGAGTTCGCCCTCGCCGCCCCCGAGGACGCCGACCCCGGCGCCTACTGGGCGCTCGCCAAGGTGATGTGGTTCGGCCGCTGCCAGTACGCCCCCACCGTCGCCGTGGTGGTCGAGCCGTGA
- a CDS encoding endo-beta-N-acetylglucosaminidase: MSRRIPLLLSAALGAALLGTAPTAAQAAPTPAAPSPAAPAAASAAAGTQPYASYWYPNSILNWDPATDPDARFNRSRVPLQPRTSDPALKANPNARAGEGKIASLVSFGPTSDNPSQGSADPNYYAFGYWQYVDKLVFWGGSAGEGLILAPNPTVIDAAHRNGVKVYGTVFFPPAAYGGQLQWVRDFVQKSGSRYPVADKLVQAAQYYGFDGWFINQETGGGDSALAGEVRSLMQYTKAQSGTDFMWYDAMTESGPVSWQNALTSANDAFLQEGAKRTSDSMFLNFNWSSGGLNSSRTLARGLGRSEYELYSGIDTEANGYNTGVDWNSLFPANAPHTTSLGLYRPEWTWKSATGRADYLAKDARYWVGANNDPSDTSTSSSWKGLASYVAESTPVTAKPFVTNFSSGEGDFYNAAGARVATGGWNNLSLQDVPPTYHWLLSSTGAELTPSVDFTDAYEGGSSLRLSGNLNAVNTLRLYQTRLPVAADSKLSVVVKSPTAGATGLKAAVSFTDAPTAFTTLDLGATSGTGWERKTLDLSAYAGRTIAQIGFQAAGSNPAYDLRIGQLAVYDGTVDAPAAPGGLTVLGASDVVAGASQSLRLSWTPSASGAVHHYELYRRNADGTRGYLGATPSDAYFVNRLDRAGTEANTVIEVEAVSTEYGRSTAATTTVPWTGTPPAGGNLALNRPATASGQCNTDEGPAKAVNGTVNGGNGDKWCTTTGGKWLEVDLGSAKALSKFVVKHAQAGGESASYNTRDFTVQVRASDTDPWTTVATVTGNTAGTTTHPVTATARYARLVVTKPTQNTDPAARIYEFEAWGA; the protein is encoded by the coding sequence ATGTCTCGACGGATACCCCTGCTGCTGAGCGCCGCCCTCGGAGCCGCCCTCCTGGGCACCGCACCCACCGCCGCCCAGGCCGCCCCGACCCCCGCCGCACCCTCCCCGGCGGCCCCCGCCGCGGCGAGCGCCGCCGCCGGCACCCAGCCCTACGCCTCCTACTGGTACCCGAACAGCATCCTGAACTGGGACCCGGCCACCGACCCCGACGCCCGGTTCAACCGCTCGCGCGTCCCGCTCCAGCCGCGCACCAGCGACCCGGCACTGAAGGCCAACCCCAACGCCCGTGCGGGCGAAGGGAAGATCGCCTCCCTGGTCTCCTTCGGCCCGACCTCCGACAACCCCTCCCAGGGCTCCGCCGACCCCAACTACTACGCCTTCGGCTACTGGCAGTACGTCGACAAGCTGGTCTTCTGGGGCGGCTCGGCCGGCGAGGGCCTGATCCTCGCCCCCAACCCGACCGTCATCGACGCCGCCCACCGCAACGGCGTCAAGGTCTACGGCACCGTCTTCTTCCCGCCCGCCGCGTACGGCGGACAGCTCCAGTGGGTCCGCGACTTCGTCCAGAAGTCCGGCTCCCGCTACCCCGTCGCCGACAAGCTGGTGCAGGCGGCCCAGTACTACGGCTTCGACGGCTGGTTCATCAACCAGGAGACCGGCGGCGGCGATTCGGCGCTCGCCGGCGAGGTCCGCAGCCTCATGCAGTACACCAAGGCGCAGAGCGGCACCGACTTCATGTGGTACGACGCCATGACCGAGTCCGGACCGGTCAGTTGGCAGAACGCGCTGACCTCCGCCAACGACGCGTTCCTCCAGGAGGGCGCCAAGCGCACCTCCGACTCGATGTTCCTCAACTTCAACTGGTCCTCCGGCGGCCTGAACTCCTCCCGGACCCTGGCCCGCGGCCTCGGCCGCAGCGAGTACGAGCTCTACTCCGGCATCGACACCGAGGCCAACGGCTACAACACGGGCGTCGACTGGAACAGCCTCTTCCCCGCCAACGCCCCGCACACCACCTCGCTCGGCCTCTACCGGCCCGAGTGGACCTGGAAGTCCGCCACCGGCCGCGCCGACTACCTGGCCAAGGACGCCCGGTACTGGGTGGGCGCCAACAACGACCCCTCCGACACCTCGACCTCGTCGAGCTGGAAGGGCCTCGCGAGCTACGTCGCCGAGTCGACACCGGTCACCGCCAAGCCCTTCGTCACCAACTTCTCCTCCGGCGAGGGGGACTTCTACAACGCGGCCGGCGCCCGGGTCGCCACCGGCGGCTGGAACAACCTCTCGCTCCAGGACGTCCCGCCCACCTACCACTGGCTGCTCTCCTCGACCGGCGCCGAGCTCACCCCGTCGGTCGACTTCACCGACGCCTACGAGGGCGGCTCCTCGCTGCGCCTCAGCGGCAACCTGAACGCCGTCAACACCCTGCGGCTGTACCAGACCAGGCTGCCGGTCGCCGCCGACAGCAAGCTGTCCGTCGTGGTCAAGTCCCCGACCGCCGGGGCCACCGGCCTGAAGGCGGCGGTCTCCTTCACCGACGCGCCGACCGCGTTCACCACCCTCGACCTCGGCGCCACCTCCGGGACGGGCTGGGAGCGCAAGACCCTCGACCTCTCCGCCTATGCGGGCCGCACCATCGCCCAGATCGGCTTCCAGGCCGCCGGATCCAACCCCGCTTACGACCTCAGGATCGGCCAACTCGCCGTGTACGACGGCACGGTGGACGCACCCGCGGCACCGGGCGGGCTGACCGTGCTCGGCGCGAGCGACGTGGTGGCCGGCGCGAGCCAGTCGCTGCGGCTCTCCTGGACGCCCTCGGCGAGCGGCGCCGTGCACCACTACGAGCTGTACCGGCGCAACGCCGACGGCACCCGCGGCTACCTGGGCGCCACCCCGTCCGACGCCTACTTCGTCAACCGGCTGGACCGGGCCGGCACCGAGGCGAACACCGTGATCGAGGTGGAGGCCGTCTCCACCGAGTACGGCCGCTCCACCGCCGCCACCACCACCGTCCCCTGGACCGGCACCCCGCCGGCCGGCGGGAACCTGGCGCTCAACCGCCCGGCCACCGCCTCCGGCCAGTGCAACACCGATGAGGGCCCGGCGAAGGCCGTCAACGGCACCGTCAACGGCGGCAACGGCGACAAGTGGTGCACCACCACCGGCGGCAAGTGGCTGGAGGTGGACCTGGGTTCGGCCAAGGCGCTGTCGAAGTTCGTGGTCAAGCACGCCCAGGCCGGCGGCGAGAGCGCGAGCTACAACACCCGCGACTTCACCGTCCAGGTGCGCGCGTCCGACACCGACCCGTGGACCACCGTCGCCACCGTCACCGGCAACACCGCGGGCACCACCACCCACCCGGTGACGGCGACCGCCCGGTACGCCCGGCTGGTGGTCACCAAGCCGACCCAGAACACCGACCCCGCCGCCCGCATCTACGAGTTCGAGGCCTGGGGCGCGTAG
- a CDS encoding alpha/beta hydrolase, whose amino-acid sequence MTTTGPALDPELRALLADLPLTSGLDPDTLALLRRLPPTPVDSLPTRRRVERRDITVPAGDGTPIPLSVLSPADPGPAAAPCVYWMHGGGMIMGDRFSQIDIPLEWLDEFGAVVVSVDYRLAPEATGGTLVDDCYRGLLRIAGHAAELGIDPDRIVVAGASAGGGLAAGTALLARDLGGPAIAAQVLIGPMLDHRNASTSSLQHSGAPGVWTHEKNEFGWRAVLGEPPHDAVSAYVSPALADDLSGLPTCYVDTGSAEVFRDEATEYATRIWAAGGQAELHVWAGGFHGFDALYPQARVSASARRTRTDWLTRVLGADRSSCPPSTALPLPATP is encoded by the coding sequence ATGACCACCACCGGCCCCGCCCTCGACCCCGAACTGCGCGCTCTCCTGGCCGACCTGCCGCTGACCTCCGGGCTCGACCCCGACACGCTCGCCCTGCTGCGGCGGCTCCCCCCGACACCGGTCGACTCGCTGCCCACCCGCCGGCGGGTCGAGCGGCGCGACATCACCGTGCCCGCCGGGGACGGCACCCCGATCCCGCTGTCGGTCCTCAGCCCCGCGGACCCCGGCCCCGCCGCCGCGCCCTGCGTCTACTGGATGCACGGCGGCGGGATGATCATGGGCGACCGCTTCTCGCAGATCGACATCCCGCTGGAGTGGCTCGACGAGTTCGGCGCGGTCGTGGTCTCCGTCGACTACCGGCTGGCGCCCGAGGCCACCGGCGGCACCCTCGTCGACGACTGCTACCGGGGGCTGCTCCGGATCGCCGGACACGCCGCGGAGCTGGGCATCGACCCCGACCGGATCGTCGTCGCCGGTGCGAGCGCCGGCGGCGGCCTCGCGGCCGGCACCGCCCTGCTGGCCCGCGACCTCGGCGGTCCGGCGATCGCCGCGCAGGTGCTGATCGGCCCCATGCTCGACCACCGCAACGCCAGCACCTCCAGCCTCCAGCACTCCGGGGCGCCCGGCGTCTGGACCCACGAGAAGAACGAGTTCGGCTGGCGCGCCGTCCTCGGGGAGCCGCCCCACGACGCGGTCTCCGCGTACGTCTCGCCCGCGCTGGCCGACGACCTGTCCGGCCTGCCGACCTGCTACGTCGACACCGGCTCCGCCGAGGTCTTCCGCGACGAGGCGACCGAGTACGCCACCCGCATCTGGGCGGCCGGCGGCCAGGCCGAACTCCACGTCTGGGCGGGCGGCTTCCACGGGTTCGACGCGCTGTACCCGCAGGCGCGCGTCTCGGCCTCCGCCCGTCGCACCCGGACCGACTGGCTCACCAGGGTCCTGGGCGCGGACCGGTCGTCATGCCCGCCCTCGACGGCGCTCCCGCTCCCGGCCACGCCGTGA
- a CDS encoding LacI family DNA-binding transcriptional regulator, which produces MGRPTIADIARQAGVSKGAVSFALNGRPGVSEATRARILRVAEEMNWRPHSAARALGGARADAVGLVIARPARTIGVEPFFSQLLSGLQAVLSARSVALHLMVVEDTAAEIEVYRRWTSEHRVDGFIVVDLQLRDPRLAVLEELGLPAVVLGGPGKGAGPLRIWADDREAMLSIVDYLAAIGHRRIAHLAGLPHFQHTQRRIRALRDASRRLGLEEAVSVPTDFSDAEGAAATRTLLSRPRRPTAIVYDSDVMAVAGLGVAGEMGVAVPGELSIVSFDDSVLARIVHPPLTALSRDTFALGEQVARSLLAVIDDAGPGRDLQMPTPRLTVRESTSPPAADGPAGAGAAGTAAVPAGDGPAPGAVSPPGAVSAGTVDSAPEPV; this is translated from the coding sequence GTGGGCAGACCGACGATCGCCGACATCGCCCGACAGGCCGGTGTCTCCAAGGGCGCGGTGTCCTTCGCGCTCAACGGGCGCCCCGGGGTGAGCGAGGCGACCAGGGCCCGGATCCTCCGGGTCGCCGAGGAGATGAACTGGCGGCCGCACAGCGCCGCCCGCGCCCTCGGCGGTGCCAGGGCCGACGCGGTGGGGCTGGTGATCGCCCGCCCGGCCCGGACCATCGGCGTCGAGCCGTTCTTCAGCCAGCTGCTCTCCGGCCTCCAGGCCGTGCTCTCCGCCCGCTCCGTCGCCCTCCACCTGATGGTCGTCGAGGACACCGCGGCCGAGATCGAGGTCTACCGGCGCTGGACCTCCGAGCACCGCGTCGACGGCTTCATCGTGGTCGACCTCCAGCTGCGCGACCCGCGGCTGGCGGTGCTGGAGGAACTCGGCCTGCCCGCCGTCGTCCTGGGCGGCCCCGGCAAGGGCGCCGGCCCGCTGCGGATCTGGGCCGACGACCGCGAGGCGATGCTCTCCATCGTCGACTACCTGGCCGCCATCGGGCACCGGCGGATCGCCCACCTGGCCGGGCTGCCCCACTTCCAGCACACCCAGCGGCGGATCCGCGCCCTGCGGGACGCCTCCCGGCGGCTCGGCCTGGAGGAGGCGGTGTCCGTCCCGACCGACTTCAGCGACGCCGAGGGCGCCGCCGCCACCCGCACCCTGCTCTCCCGGCCCAGACGCCCCACCGCGATCGTCTACGACAGCGACGTGATGGCGGTGGCCGGCCTCGGAGTGGCCGGGGAGATGGGCGTCGCGGTGCCCGGCGAGCTGTCCATCGTCTCCTTCGACGACTCGGTGCTCGCCCGGATCGTGCACCCGCCGCTCACCGCGCTCAGCCGGGACACCTTCGCGCTCGGCGAGCAGGTCGCGCGCAGCCTGCTCGCGGTGATCGACGACGCCGGGCCCGGCCGGGACCTCCAGATGCCGACCCCGCGGCTGACCGTCCGCGAGTCCACCTCGCCGCCCGCGGCGGACGGTCCGGCGGGGGCCGGAGCCGCCGGGACGGCCGCCGTGCCGGCGGGGGACGGTCCGGCGCCGGGGGCCGTCTCACCCCCCGGAGCGGTCTCCGCGGGCACCGTTGACAGCGCCCCTGAACCGGTTTAG